In a genomic window of Bacillota bacterium:
- a CDS encoding TraR/DksA C4-type zinc finger protein, producing MDERELNAFRERLLKEKESLEEELKYINTTLENSEQEWSGENSSYDNHMGDLGTNIDMRQRDLSLSLNTQDLLNQVNRALKRIEDGTYGFCRVCGRPIEMERLKAIPYAELCIEDKKAEERSW from the coding sequence ATGGACGAGCGGGAGCTGAATGCGTTTAGGGAGCGGTTGTTAAAAGAGAAAGAGAGTCTGGAAGAAGAGCTGAAATATATAAACACCACTCTGGAGAATTCAGAACAGGAGTGGTCTGGTGAAAATAGCTCCTACGATAATCACATGGGAGACCTTGGAACCAATATAGACATGAGACAAAGGGACCTCTCGCTGTCACTTAATACTCAAGACCTTCTGAATCAGGTAAATAGAGCTTTAAAGCGAATCGAAGATGGTACGTATGGCTTTTGCAGAGTGTGCGGAAGACCTATAGAAATGGAAAGGCTTAAAGCCATTCCTTATGCCGAACTATGCATAGAGGACAAGAAAGCCGAGGAGAGAAGCTGGTAG
- the ileS gene encoding isoleucine--tRNA ligase, giving the protein MSESSKPDYKVTLNLPQTDFPMKANLPQREPETLKIWSDINLYGAIRKESEGKKKFILHDGPPYANGNIHVGTAMNKILKDIIVKYKTMIGFDSPYIPGWDCHGQPIEHNVEKQLGEKAKTISQADFRKLCHDYAMSFVDKQREQFMRLGVSGDWFNPYLTLNHEYEATNVRVFGELYKRGLVYKRRKPIHWCIEDQTALAEAEIEYKEHSSPSIYVKFPLKSEFEPLRGFNEPKYVVIWTTTPWTLPANVAVAVHPDAWYIAVKSGNEMLILAEARLGEVSQEIGLANYDIAARFKGAEMEFLKCEHPLFPEKESVVVLADYVGLDTGTGAVHTAPGHGQEDYMTGLKYDLPSPMPVDATGHFTKEAGQFAGMLIFDANKKIIEFLKDKGLLPYSSEITHAYPCCWRCKNPVIFRATEQWFISMEINNLRGEALKSINQVNWIPDWSIRRITGMVETRPDWCISRQRSWGVPIPVFYCSDCHEEIVNDETIGAVVNLFMADGADAWFIKSAEEILPKGFKCPKCGGGALTKETDIFDVWFESGVSHEAVLKNRPELRWPADIYVEGSDQHRGWFQSSLMTSVGEHDRAPYEAVLTHGFVVDGEGRKMSKSLGNVVDPLDVIAKSGADILRLWVASSDYTVDVAISPDILKHVGEAYRRIRNTFRFMLGNLYDFKPGIDDVDYDRLQELDKWALHEMTGLLKNVTASYNDYRFHAVYRSVYDFFTNELSSLYLDIIKDRLYASAAGSVERRAAQTVLFKMLVTFTKVLAPILAFTCEEIWSYIPEEVRGKPSVHLSDWPTPNEEYINVDLDGRWNKLLKIRGEVAKALEEARNEKRIGNSLEAQVELYVDDSTREFLDSFKDLLAQVMIVSSVKVYPYFEAPVDSFRSEVILDFAVKVSQAPGAKCERCWRYEETVGVSHEHPGLCARCASVLVQV; this is encoded by the coding sequence ATGAGTGAATCGTCTAAGCCGGATTACAAAGTGACATTAAACCTGCCTCAGACTGATTTTCCTATGAAGGCAAACCTACCGCAAAGAGAACCGGAGACCTTAAAGATCTGGAGCGATATTAACCTATACGGCGCGATTCGCAAGGAATCTGAAGGGAAGAAAAAGTTTATTCTTCATGATGGTCCACCGTATGCAAATGGAAATATACACGTCGGCACAGCAATGAACAAGATTCTTAAAGACATCATTGTAAAATACAAAACCATGATTGGATTTGACAGCCCGTACATTCCTGGGTGGGATTGCCACGGCCAGCCTATTGAGCATAATGTTGAGAAGCAACTCGGCGAAAAAGCGAAGACTATTTCGCAAGCGGATTTTAGAAAGCTATGTCACGATTATGCGATGAGCTTTGTTGATAAGCAACGCGAGCAGTTTATGCGGCTTGGGGTAAGTGGGGATTGGTTTAATCCATATCTTACGCTTAATCATGAATACGAAGCAACAAACGTCAGGGTGTTTGGCGAGCTTTATAAGCGGGGCCTTGTATACAAGCGCCGCAAGCCAATCCACTGGTGCATTGAAGATCAGACGGCACTCGCGGAAGCGGAGATAGAATACAAAGAACATTCATCGCCGTCCATCTATGTGAAGTTTCCTTTAAAAAGCGAATTCGAACCTTTAAGGGGCTTTAACGAGCCCAAGTATGTGGTTATCTGGACCACAACTCCATGGACGCTTCCGGCAAATGTTGCGGTAGCGGTTCATCCGGATGCCTGGTATATCGCTGTAAAATCCGGTAATGAGATGTTAATCCTTGCTGAGGCCAGGCTAGGTGAAGTGTCTCAAGAGATAGGGCTTGCCAATTACGATATTGCTGCCCGGTTTAAGGGTGCCGAGATGGAGTTTCTTAAGTGCGAACACCCACTTTTTCCAGAAAAAGAGTCGGTAGTGGTCCTTGCGGACTATGTCGGACTTGATACAGGAACTGGTGCGGTGCATACGGCGCCTGGGCACGGTCAGGAAGACTACATGACTGGGTTGAAGTACGACCTACCGTCCCCAATGCCGGTGGATGCAACAGGGCATTTTACTAAAGAGGCGGGCCAATTTGCGGGCATGCTTATCTTTGATGCAAATAAAAAGATAATCGAATTTTTGAAGGACAAGGGTCTTTTGCCTTATTCATCCGAGATAACCCATGCTTATCCTTGTTGCTGGCGATGCAAGAACCCGGTTATTTTCAGGGCCACGGAGCAGTGGTTTATTTCTATGGAGATTAACAACCTGCGTGGAGAGGCCTTAAAATCGATAAACCAGGTCAACTGGATTCCTGATTGGAGCATCAGGCGCATTACCGGAATGGTTGAGACCAGGCCAGATTGGTGTATATCGCGCCAGCGTTCCTGGGGCGTTCCAATACCGGTATTTTATTGCAGCGATTGCCATGAAGAAATCGTAAACGATGAAACTATAGGTGCAGTCGTTAATCTCTTCATGGCCGATGGTGCTGATGCCTGGTTTATCAAGAGTGCTGAGGAAATCCTGCCGAAAGGATTTAAATGTCCTAAATGTGGCGGAGGAGCACTTACAAAAGAAACCGACATTTTTGATGTCTGGTTTGAATCTGGGGTAAGCCACGAAGCGGTTCTTAAGAACCGCCCTGAGCTCAGGTGGCCGGCAGATATATATGTAGAGGGAAGCGATCAGCACCGCGGTTGGTTTCAGTCTTCGCTTATGACCTCAGTCGGTGAGCATGATAGAGCCCCATACGAGGCTGTATTGACACACGGCTTTGTCGTGGATGGCGAAGGCCGTAAAATGTCTAAATCGCTTGGTAATGTAGTGGATCCGCTGGATGTCATCGCGAAGTCTGGTGCCGACATATTGAGGCTTTGGGTTGCATCTAGCGACTATACGGTAGATGTGGCAATTTCCCCGGATATTTTAAAGCATGTTGGGGAAGCTTACAGAAGGATTAGAAACACGTTTCGGTTTATGCTCGGCAACCTCTACGATTTTAAGCCTGGCATTGATGACGTCGATTATGACAGGCTGCAGGAACTTGATAAGTGGGCCCTTCATGAGATGACAGGGCTGCTTAAAAATGTTACGGCAAGTTACAATGACTACAGGTTCCATGCTGTCTATCGCTCGGTCTATGATTTCTTCACTAATGAGCTGAGTTCATTATATCTCGACATTATAAAAGACAGGTTGTATGCTTCAGCTGCTGGCTCGGTTGAACGCAGGGCAGCTCAGACTGTTCTTTTTAAAATGCTGGTCACATTTACAAAAGTTCTTGCTCCAATACTTGCCTTTACATGCGAGGAGATTTGGTCTTACATTCCAGAGGAGGTTAGGGGTAAGCCGAGTGTTCATTTATCTGATTGGCCAACACCAAATGAAGAATATATAAATGTGGACCTTGATGGCAGATGGAACAAACTTCTTAAGATAAGGGGAGAGGTTGCAAAAGCGCTTGAAGAGGCGAGAAATGAGAAGAGGATAGGTAACTCACTAGAGGCACAGGTTGAGCTGTATGTCGATGATAGTACCCGTGAATTTTTAGACTCTTTTAAAGATCTTCTTGCGCAAGTAATGATTGTATCGAGTGTTAAAGTATACCCATATTTTGAGGCCCCGGTTGATTCGTTTAGAAGCGAGGTCATATTGGATTTTGCTGTGAAAGTTTCACAGGCGCCTGGTGCTAAATGTGAAAGGTGCTGGCGGTATGAAGAGACGGTAGGTGTATCGCATGAGCATCCGGGTCTATGTGCCAGGTGCGCTTCAGTGTTGGTGCAGGTCTGA
- a CDS encoding DUF167 domain-containing protein, which produces MYASPYNDGTLLSVWIQPRASKTKIVGLHGNNIKIAVKSPPVDGKANEECIELLSKILGLPKRQVAIKSGQQGRNKSILVKGVSPEKVKTDLENAMKSV; this is translated from the coding sequence ATGTATGCTAGCCCTTATAACGACGGTACGCTTTTGAGTGTATGGATTCAGCCGAGGGCTTCGAAAACAAAAATAGTGGGTCTTCACGGCAATAATATTAAAATTGCAGTAAAGTCGCCGCCAGTTGATGGCAAAGCAAATGAGGAATGCATCGAGCTTTTATCCAAAATATTAGGTTTGCCAAAACGCCAAGTTGCGATAAAATCAGGTCAACAGGGTCGGAATAAAAGCATTTTGGTAAAGGGAGTTAGCCCTGAGAAAGTCAAAACAGATCTAGAGAATGCTATGAAGAGTGTCTAG
- a CDS encoding DivIVA domain-containing protein, with protein MKLTPLDIHHKEFHRSIRGYNEEEVDKFLDEVAEEFERLFKENIELKEEIEKSKQDLENYVGMEKTLQNALLTAQKSAEDITAHAQKEAELIKRDAELKAKEILQEAYDLKRKYETTLNHLKQAEEEFRSKFKNMLESYMRIADSTAALADIGNNIIGLNDEPPVDLDQTTKEQELPKLSVAKSEEKDIEAEDLLSGSFTGETYVPDDFMEVFPGSSEPSFRAPLKDARVTKDSNKIEKSDYDKLAF; from the coding sequence ATGAAGCTAACACCCCTTGATATTCATCACAAAGAGTTCCATAGGTCTATACGTGGTTATAATGAGGAAGAAGTCGATAAGTTTCTGGATGAGGTGGCAGAAGAGTTCGAGCGGTTATTTAAAGAAAATATCGAGCTAAAAGAGGAAATTGAAAAATCAAAACAAGACCTTGAAAATTATGTGGGAATGGAAAAGACCCTGCAGAATGCATTGCTAACGGCGCAAAAATCGGCAGAGGATATAACAGCGCATGCCCAGAAAGAAGCGGAGTTGATCAAAAGAGATGCTGAGCTTAAGGCGAAAGAAATACTTCAAGAAGCCTATGATCTAAAGCGGAAATACGAAACTACCCTGAATCATCTTAAGCAGGCAGAGGAAGAGTTTCGCAGCAAATTCAAGAACATGCTTGAATCTTATATGAGAATCGCTGACAGTACGGCCGCTTTAGCTGATATTGGAAATAATATTATTGGGCTTAACGACGAACCGCCTGTCGATTTAGACCAAACAACGAAGGAGCAAGAGCTGCCCAAGCTCAGTGTTGCCAAGAGCGAGGAAAAGGATATAGAAGCAGAAGATTTGCTGTCAGGTAGTTTTACAGGCGAAACATATGTGCCGGATGATTTTATGGAAGTGTTCCCAGGTTCTAGTGAGCCCTCGTTCAGAGCTCCTCTTAAAGATGCCAGGGTTACGAAAGATTCAAATAAAATAGAAAAATCCGATTATGATAAGCTAGCTTTCTAG
- a CDS encoding YggT family protein — MFDIVNIVFRLLEIFILVRIVLSWIPVPVNNITRPILNFIYDITEPILRLVRNIIPPITIGGMGWDLSPILAMLLLGIVHSLVNATLALFIR; from the coding sequence ATATTTGATATAGTAAACATTGTATTTCGGCTTTTAGAGATATTTATTCTGGTAAGGATCGTGTTATCGTGGATACCAGTACCTGTAAATAACATTACAAGGCCGATCCTTAACTTTATATATGATATAACAGAGCCAATATTAAGACTTGTTAGAAACATTATTCCACCAATTACGATCGGTGGAATGGGGTGGGATCTATCACCAATTCTAGCGATGTTGTTACTTGGAATCGTGCATAGCTTGGTTAATGCAACTTTAGCACTCTTTATCAGGTAA
- the proC gene encoding pyrroline-5-carboxylate reductase, translating to MLLRGRRLSIIGAGQMGEALVRGFIQSGVLEAEQIKLSDVNVERLESLKAKYQANFTTDNHEAVKDSDIILLAVKPQQIEQVLTETKNLFSEDKLVISIAAGVTTKKINNLIGKRIAVIRVMPNTPALVGQGMSVISRGKYASDEAVKIALLLFSSIGEVIELSEELQNQATAISGSGPAYFFLMVESLIEAGVRAGLEEDVAQKLVVQTMAGSAALLQRTGKKADELREMVTSPGGTTEAALRVFSKREFRYIVQEAVNAAIKRAEELA from the coding sequence TTGTTATTAAGGGGCAGAAGGCTCTCTATTATCGGAGCTGGACAGATGGGGGAAGCCCTTGTTAGAGGCTTTATACAGTCGGGTGTGTTGGAAGCGGAGCAGATCAAACTAAGTGATGTTAATGTTGAGCGTCTTGAATCTCTAAAGGCTAAGTATCAGGCGAATTTTACCACCGATAACCATGAAGCGGTCAAAGATAGCGATATTATTCTGCTAGCTGTCAAACCGCAACAAATAGAACAGGTACTAACTGAAACAAAAAATTTATTTTCAGAAGACAAGCTCGTTATATCAATAGCTGCAGGCGTTACGACTAAGAAAATAAATAATTTAATAGGTAAGCGAATTGCGGTTATTCGCGTCATGCCGAACACCCCTGCTTTAGTTGGGCAAGGTATGTCTGTTATCAGCAGGGGCAAGTATGCCAGCGATGAAGCGGTTAAAATCGCACTTTTGCTATTTTCTTCTATTGGTGAGGTTATCGAGCTATCGGAAGAATTGCAGAATCAGGCAACGGCCATTAGTGGGTCCGGGCCTGCTTACTTCTTTTTGATGGTAGAATCTTTAATAGAGGCCGGTGTTCGGGCTGGGCTTGAAGAAGACGTTGCGCAAAAGCTGGTCGTGCAAACTATGGCCGGTTCCGCGGCATTGCTGCAGCGGACCGGGAAAAAGGCCGATGAACTCAGGGAGATGGTCACGTCTCCCGGCGGCACTACAGAAGCAGCATTACGGGTATTTTCGAAACGAGAGTTTCGGTATATAGTACAAGAAGCAGTGAATGCTGCAATAAAAAGAGCCGAGGAATTGGCTTAA
- a CDS encoding cell division protein SepF yields MRESIWRKTLNYFKLTEEEPLENTFEDMYEDDSFEDFDQTPTVRKITRYPDLERTQRPVSSSSSASLRSITPPPPVKVHIVEPNNFNDCQQIADKFKADIPVIINLQRSDSDLSKRLVDFASGLTYGLNGGMQKIGDKIFLLTPSNVEVSAEERRRLQEKGFFNQL; encoded by the coding sequence ATGCGGGAGAGCATATGGCGCAAGACGCTGAATTATTTCAAACTAACAGAAGAGGAACCGTTGGAAAATACTTTCGAAGATATGTATGAAGATGACAGTTTCGAAGACTTTGACCAAACGCCAACGGTTCGCAAGATCACACGCTATCCTGATCTGGAAAGGACACAGCGGCCAGTATCGTCTTCATCATCTGCATCTTTGAGGTCGATTACTCCGCCACCGCCGGTTAAGGTGCATATCGTTGAGCCAAATAACTTTAACGATTGCCAGCAGATCGCCGACAAGTTTAAAGCTGATATCCCGGTTATTATTAACCTGCAGCGAAGCGATAGCGATCTATCAAAAAGACTTGTAGATTTTGCGAGCGGTCTTACGTACGGGCTCAATGGTGGGATGCAAAAAATCGGCGATAAAATTTTCCTTTTGACGCCGAGCAATGTTGAGGTTTCGGCTGAGGAAAGAAGGCGTCTGCAAGAAAAAGGATTCTTTAACCAGCTTTAG
- a CDS encoding YggS family pyridoxal phosphate-dependent enzyme: protein MSISENIRSVKKRIELAARRRGRDPSDITLVVVSKNRPVSAIREVIDQGITDIGENRAQEILPKYEAIGDQVKWHFIGHLQRNKVKYIVPFVYLIQSVDSIELAAEINKRANKVSKVQDVLLEVNVSGEATKHGFSAEKVIPAIEELRQMENIRVKGLMTMAPFTDNVELIRPYFARLRVLFNDLSGREGPNVKMRYLSMGMTNDFEVAIEEGSNMVRIGTAIFKP from the coding sequence ATGTCGATAAGTGAGAACATCCGATCGGTTAAGAAAAGAATAGAGCTTGCCGCAAGAAGAAGAGGCAGAGATCCTAGCGATATAACCTTAGTGGTGGTAAGTAAAAATAGGCCGGTATCAGCTATAAGAGAAGTAATAGATCAGGGCATAACAGATATCGGCGAAAATAGGGCACAAGAGATATTACCAAAGTATGAAGCGATTGGCGACCAGGTCAAGTGGCACTTTATTGGTCATTTGCAAAGAAATAAAGTAAAATATATAGTGCCGTTTGTCTACCTGATACAGTCGGTAGACAGTATTGAATTGGCAGCTGAAATAAATAAGAGGGCAAATAAAGTATCAAAAGTACAAGATGTCCTGCTCGAAGTGAATGTTTCTGGGGAAGCCACGAAACATGGTTTTTCTGCGGAAAAGGTAATACCCGCAATTGAAGAGCTGAGACAGATGGAAAATATCCGGGTAAAGGGGCTAATGACGATGGCTCCGTTTACGGATAATGTAGAGCTGATAAGGCCTTACTTTGCAAGGCTAAGGGTGTTATTTAATGACCTGTCTGGCAGAGAGGGGCCAAATGTTAAAATGCGCTATCTTTCAATGGGAATGACTAACGATTTTGAAGTAGCAATTGAAGAAGGTTCAAACATGGTAAGGATCGGGACAGCCATCTTTAAGCCTTAG
- the pgeF gene encoding peptidoglycan editing factor PgeF, producing the protein MPLHTQASPDYSLTLEYKQGVGYYVSRPLLERHGILAVFTTRQGGFSRGAYGSLNLALHVGDDSELVIRNREKLCSIFGLDMARLVCAEQVHGTDTALIDESRVGLGAFSLEDSIKGTDALVTASKLVPLILFFADCVPVIIVEPWKRSVAVIHAGWRGIYGDIIGKTIGSMFPERGDASESALAFVGPAIGGCCYTVGRDLIQLFTERFESSQEWLDGDRIDLRAIARGQLLKSGILNSNIYTCEDCCTACNSGLFFSYRADSGTTGRQAALAAILT; encoded by the coding sequence ATGCCGTTACATACGCAAGCTTCGCCAGACTATAGTTTAACGCTTGAGTATAAGCAAGGTGTTGGCTACTACGTATCAAGACCGCTTTTAGAACGGCATGGAATCCTAGCGGTATTTACAACCAGACAAGGTGGTTTTAGCCGGGGAGCTTATGGATCGCTAAATCTTGCTCTTCATGTTGGCGATGATTCTGAGCTGGTGATAAGGAATAGGGAAAAACTATGTAGCATTTTTGGCCTTGATATGGCCCGCTTAGTTTGCGCTGAGCAAGTCCACGGAACAGATACGGCGCTAATTGACGAGTCCCGGGTGGGGCTTGGAGCTTTCTCTCTGGAGGATTCGATTAAAGGCACGGACGCTCTTGTCACCGCCAGCAAACTAGTTCCGTTGATCCTTTTTTTCGCCGATTGCGTTCCGGTTATCATAGTTGAACCATGGAAAAGGTCTGTCGCTGTAATCCATGCAGGCTGGCGGGGTATATACGGGGATATAATAGGGAAAACTATTGGCTCTATGTTTCCAGAGCGCGGAGATGCCTCTGAGTCAGCGTTGGCCTTTGTGGGGCCTGCAATAGGCGGCTGCTGCTATACAGTAGGCCGCGACTTAATACAGCTTTTCACAGAGCGGTTTGAAAGCAGCCAGGAGTGGCTGGATGGAGATCGCATAGACCTTAGAGCGATTGCAAGAGGGCAGTTGCTAAAGAGTGGTATATTAAATTCTAATATATACACATGCGAAGATTGCTGTACAGCATGCAATAGTGGGTTATTTTTTTCTTACAGAGCTGATAGTGGTACAACTGGGCGCCAGGCCGCGTTAGCGGCGATTTTAACCTGA
- the ftsZ gene encoding cell division protein FtsZ, producing MLDAGANYLAVIKVVGVGGGGTNAVNRMIEAGLRGVEFIACNTDAQALLMSDADYKVHIGAQLTKGLGAGADPEVGYRAAEESREDIKEALQGADMVFVTAGKGGGTGTGAAPVIAEIARQIGALTVGVVTRPFSFEGRKRSMQADEGIMKLRENVDTLIIIPNDRLLHVAEKKTSIVEAFRMADDVLRQGVQGITDLITVPGLINLDFADVRTIMSNAGSALMGIGIASGENRAVEAARNAIASPLLEASIDGAQGVLLNISGGSDLGLFEVNEAAEVIANAAHPEANIIFGAVIDDTLGDEVKVTVIATGFDLRKQEKIELVQKQKEVVEEPVGPIPTFDTEDLDIPTFLRRK from the coding sequence GTGTTAGACGCAGGCGCCAATTATCTTGCAGTAATTAAAGTAGTCGGAGTAGGGGGAGGCGGCACGAACGCAGTTAATAGAATGATTGAAGCCGGTCTCAGAGGAGTAGAGTTTATAGCATGTAACACAGATGCTCAGGCGTTGCTGATGTCCGATGCCGATTACAAGGTCCATATTGGTGCACAGCTAACTAAAGGCCTCGGGGCAGGAGCTGACCCTGAAGTTGGATACAGGGCTGCTGAAGAAAGCAGAGAAGATATAAAAGAAGCCCTACAGGGGGCGGATATGGTTTTTGTGACTGCTGGCAAAGGTGGCGGAACAGGAACAGGAGCAGCTCCGGTTATCGCAGAAATTGCAAGGCAAATCGGCGCACTCACTGTTGGCGTTGTGACAAGACCGTTTAGTTTTGAGGGCAGAAAGCGCTCGATGCAAGCCGACGAAGGCATAATGAAACTGCGAGAGAATGTAGATACCCTTATTATTATTCCCAACGATAGATTGCTGCACGTAGCAGAGAAGAAGACCTCGATTGTAGAAGCGTTCCGCATGGCTGATGATGTACTGCGCCAAGGTGTTCAAGGTATAACCGACTTGATCACAGTTCCTGGCCTGATCAACCTTGACTTTGCTGATGTAAGAACAATTATGTCAAATGCAGGTTCAGCACTTATGGGAATTGGTATAGCAAGCGGTGAGAATAGGGCTGTGGAAGCAGCAAGGAATGCTATAGCAAGTCCTCTCCTAGAGGCTTCTATAGATGGCGCGCAGGGTGTTCTGTTAAATATTTCAGGCGGCTCTGATCTTGGCTTGTTTGAAGTAAATGAGGCGGCTGAAGTAATTGCAAATGCTGCACATCCTGAAGCAAATATAATATTCGGGGCAGTCATCGACGACACCCTGGGCGATGAAGTAAAAGTAACAGTAATTGCAACCGGATTTGACCTTAGGAAGCAAGAAAAAATCGAGTTAGTGCAAAAGCAAAAAGAAGTAGTAGAGGAGCCTGTCGGCCCGATCCCAACGTTTGACACCGAGGACCTCGATATACCAACGTTTCTTAGAAGAAAATAA
- a CDS encoding FtsQ-type POTRA domain-containing protein translates to MVEGKLIAKSKAQEREQKLAAIRRKRRIQILIMTAGLFALIFGAIGIYRSNLLDVEKIEVTGNKSVATADIIKTCGINEHTNLLSISSSDIRKKILKNAWIESVNVKRVFPHTLRLEIRERSPIASISCGGKFYLIDGDMFVLSEQQYDDTRDIPTITDLPIDKIKVGEHLINSSLSNALRCLKSMDTDFRRTISLLSASSIDKLSIYNKDNVEILYGDAKHADEKNEVLKTILKEQGQQVIFIDIRSYPKTDPILRRMDTVP, encoded by the coding sequence TTGGTCGAAGGGAAATTGATAGCAAAATCTAAAGCACAGGAGAGAGAGCAAAAACTAGCGGCAATAAGGCGGAAGCGTCGCATCCAAATACTTATTATGACTGCAGGTTTGTTTGCCCTTATTTTTGGGGCTATTGGTATATACCGATCAAATCTGCTTGACGTTGAAAAGATTGAGGTAACCGGCAACAAATCGGTGGCTACTGCTGACATTATTAAAACCTGTGGCATAAACGAGCACACAAACCTACTCAGCATATCGTCTAGCGACATCAGGAAAAAAATACTTAAGAACGCATGGATTGAGAGTGTTAACGTGAAAAGGGTTTTTCCACACACACTCAGGCTAGAGATACGGGAGCGGTCTCCAATTGCCTCAATATCGTGCGGAGGGAAGTTTTACTTAATCGACGGCGATATGTTTGTTTTATCGGAACAGCAATATGACGATACACGCGACATACCAACTATCACAGATCTGCCGATTGATAAAATCAAGGTCGGAGAGCATTTAATAAATAGCTCGTTATCTAATGCACTAAGATGCCTTAAATCGATGGATACTGATTTTAGGAGGACAATCAGCCTTCTATCGGCCTCATCAATAGACAAGCTCTCGATTTACAATAAGGATAATGTGGAGATTCTCTACGGAGACGCCAAGCATGCCGATGAGAAGAACGAAGTTCTGAAAACAATTCTTAAAGAACAGGGTCAACAAGTCATCTTTATTGATATAAGAAGCTATCCTAAAACTGACCCGATCTTAAGACGTATGGATACTGTTCCGTAA
- the murB gene encoding UDP-N-acetylmuramate dehydrogenase has product MASRYVNRAFTILQKHLKENAFKNKVLAKETTMRIGGPADIFAVTDSFDHLNIVLRTAKEWGIPLFIIGKGSNLLISDSGFPGIVLRLGRDFMIKKVNGAKIQAGAAVSLPSLVQTASKYALSGLCFAIGIPGSLGGSLIMNAGAHGNCIGDVVKRVLIYSRDCEFKILEKDQLNFEYRKGSFSRDDIIVEATLVLSPGEPDNIKRQMEDYFTKRKDSQPLQFPTAGSVFKNPSNDSAGRLIEGAGCKGMRVGDAEVSVKHANFIINRGKATASDVYALLSEVQRRVFEHYGVILEPEVEFLGEFDEALLKNKT; this is encoded by the coding sequence TTGGCCAGTCGCTATGTAAACAGGGCTTTTACTATCCTGCAAAAGCACTTAAAAGAAAATGCCTTCAAGAATAAAGTCTTAGCAAAGGAAACCACCATGAGAATTGGCGGTCCTGCAGATATTTTTGCGGTTACCGATTCATTCGACCACTTAAATATCGTTTTAAGAACCGCAAAAGAATGGGGGATCCCGCTTTTTATCATAGGGAAGGGTTCCAATCTTTTAATATCTGACTCTGGCTTTCCAGGAATTGTCTTGCGTTTAGGTAGAGATTTTATGATAAAAAAGGTGAATGGAGCTAAGATTCAGGCCGGAGCGGCTGTTTCACTGCCATCTCTTGTACAGACTGCATCAAAATATGCTCTTAGTGGTTTATGTTTTGCCATAGGAATTCCTGGCAGCTTGGGGGGATCGCTTATAATGAATGCGGGTGCCCACGGCAACTGCATTGGTGATGTAGTCAAGAGGGTCTTGATATACTCGAGGGACTGTGAATTTAAAATCCTTGAAAAAGATCAATTGAATTTTGAATATCGGAAGGGAAGCTTTAGTAGAGATGATATAATCGTTGAGGCGACGCTGGTTCTCTCACCCGGAGAGCCTGATAACATAAAGCGGCAGATGGAGGATTACTTTACTAAAAGGAAGGATAGTCAACCATTACAATTTCCGACTGCTGGAAGCGTTTTTAAAAACCCAAGTAATGATTCAGCTGGCAGGCTAATTGAGGGTGCTGGCTGCAAAGGCATGAGGGTTGGGGATGCTGAAGTATCAGTTAAACATGCGAATTTTATAATCAACCGGGGCAAGGCGACCGCTTCTGATGTATATGCACTTCTGAGTGAGGTTCAGAGGAGAGTTTTTGAGCATTACGGCGTTATCCTTGAGCCCGAGGTTGAATTTCTCGGCGAATTTGATGAGGCTTTGTTAAAAAACAAAACTTAA